In Hydrogenispora ethanolica, one genomic interval encodes:
- a CDS encoding carbohydrate ABC transporter permease, giving the protein MSYRASAVERLVTGGIYALMFLICVVTLYPFLYILSTSLASSNVPLTQIQLIPPEISLESYRRVLEYPLIGIGYCNTIVRTVLGTFLSVLVTLMMAYPLSKKYFPHRTFWTGLVVFTMFFSGGIIPNYILVRSLGLMNTVWALVLPELVSAFNLVIVRNFMMSLPDSLEESAKIDGANDITILFRIVLPICKPIIATIALWVAVWHWNSWFDSLIYATRAENQVVQLVMRRIVLEGSQNSMSLSAQMNRQNEIVTPENLKAATIMVTTIPILLVYPFVQKYFVKGIMIGSLKG; this is encoded by the coding sequence AGTTATCGTGCTTCGGCGGTTGAACGACTGGTCACTGGGGGAATCTACGCGCTGATGTTTCTGATTTGCGTGGTCACCCTCTATCCTTTCTTATATATCTTATCCACGTCCTTGGCTTCATCCAATGTGCCGCTGACCCAGATTCAGCTGATCCCGCCGGAGATCAGCCTGGAGAGCTACCGCCGGGTGCTGGAATACCCGTTGATCGGGATCGGGTATTGCAATACCATCGTCCGGACGGTGCTCGGGACCTTTCTTTCGGTCTTGGTGACCCTGATGATGGCTTATCCGCTCTCCAAGAAGTACTTTCCGCACCGGACCTTCTGGACCGGCCTGGTGGTCTTCACCATGTTTTTCAGCGGCGGAATCATCCCCAATTACATTTTGGTCCGCAGCCTGGGTTTGATGAACACCGTATGGGCGCTGGTCCTGCCGGAACTGGTGAGCGCCTTCAACCTGGTGATCGTCCGGAACTTTATGATGAGCCTCCCCGACAGCCTGGAGGAGTCGGCCAAGATCGACGGGGCCAATGACATCACGATTCTGTTCCGGATCGTGTTGCCGATCTGCAAGCCGATCATCGCCACCATCGCCCTGTGGGTGGCGGTCTGGCACTGGAACAGCTGGTTCGACAGCCTGATTTACGCCACCCGGGCCGAAAATCAAGTAGTCCAGCTGGTGATGCGCCGGATCGTGCTGGAAGGCTCGCAAAACTCCATGTCCCTGTCGGCGCAGATGAATCGGCAGAACGAGATCGTGACTCCGGAGAATCTGAAGGCCGCCACCATTATGGTGACCACCATCCCCATCCTGCTGGTTTATCCTTTCGTCCAGAAATACTTCGTCAAGGGAATCATGATCGGCTCGTTAAAAGGTTGA